Below is a genomic region from Desulfobaccales bacterium.
TGCCCGGTGGGGAGGACAGCCGCAATAGCACGAGGTGAGCCTGGGGACCAGAAACCGGATTTCTGATCCCAGCCAAACCGACAAGAACCCGGTGCCGCCATACAGGCGGTGCCGGGTTTTTCTTTGGCAATTGCCGCAGAATCGTTTAGGCTGGGGAAAATGTCCCTGGCATCCCTTGAGGGGGAGCGGCATGGGAGGTTCAGCAGTACAGCCTGAGGCCCACCGGCGCCTGGAAGAGATTCCCTTGGCTGCGGTGGACTTAAGAGGCCACCCCTTCAGCCCCGGCCTGCCCCGGGACCTCGAGGCCCTGAAGGCCTCCCTCCTGACCGTGGGCCTGCTGGCGCCGCCTTATCTGCGAACGCAGGAAGACGGAGGATTTCAGGTGGTGACGGGCCTGAAACGCCTTACAGCCGCCCGGGAGCTGGGCTGGCAGACGATGCCGGCCTTTGTCCTGCCGGCCGGGACACCGGAGTTCACCTGCCTCCTCCTCTCCCTCTACGATAACGCCGCCCGCCCCCTCGACCCTTGGGAGCAGGCCTTTTATGCCGCCTGCTTGTGCCGGCACCTGCCCCAGGAGGAGGTGGTCCGCCGTTACCTCCCCGTGCTGGGGCTGGCGCCGGCTCCCCGCCTGCTCCAGCGCCTCCTAAAGGTGGCAGAGCTTCAGGACCCCTGGCCGCCTCTTATCGCCACCGGCCGCCTCTCCGTGAACGCCGCCGCCCTCCTGTCGGGCTGGCCGCCTGAGGCCCAGGCCGCCGCCTGGCCTTACTTCAGCACCCTCCCCTTGAGCCACCGCACCCAGGAGGAGTTCCTGGAAGGGGTGGAGATTCTGGCCCGGCGGCGGGGCGTGGCCCTTGCCCACCTCCTGGCGGACCCGGAGCTGGCCGGGCCGCTCACCGCCCCGGACCTGTCTCCCGCGTCCCGGGCCGAGGCGGTGCGCCGGCGCCTTAAGGAGCTGGTCTTCCCGGAGTTCAGCCGGGCAAAGCGGGCTTTTCAGGAGGGCCTGAAAGCCCTGGGCCTGGCCGGCCACCCGAAAATCCGCCTGGAGCCGCCCCCGGCCTTCGAAGGCCCGGATTTCCGGCTCACCCTGACCTTCACCGATGCCGCCGAGCTGCAGATGCTTTTGAGCGAGGTGCAGCGCCTGGCCGCCAGCCAGGAGTTCAGCCGCCTGACCCATCTCTGAACCGGGGGTCCGC
It encodes:
- a CDS encoding ParB/RepB/Spo0J family partition protein → MGGSAVQPEAHRRLEEIPLAAVDLRGHPFSPGLPRDLEALKASLLTVGLLAPPYLRTQEDGGFQVVTGLKRLTAARELGWQTMPAFVLPAGTPEFTCLLLSLYDNAARPLDPWEQAFYAACLCRHLPQEEVVRRYLPVLGLAPAPRLLQRLLKVAELQDPWPPLIATGRLSVNAAALLSGWPPEAQAAAWPYFSTLPLSHRTQEEFLEGVEILARRRGVALAHLLADPELAGPLTAPDLSPASRAEAVRRRLKELVFPEFSRAKRAFQEGLKALGLAGHPKIRLEPPPAFEGPDFRLTLTFTDAAELQMLLSEVQRLAASQEFSRLTHL